In the genome of Alphaproteobacteria bacterium CG11_big_fil_rev_8_21_14_0_20_39_49, one region contains:
- a CDS encoding adenylate kinase, giving the protein MKLILLGPPGAGKGTQAAKIESDYGSIQLSTGDMLRAAVSSGSELGQKVKKIMDDGGLVPDEIMVKMIEERISQDDCKDGFILDGFPRTKAQAKSLDEMLARLGKKLDAVIEIKVDDEALVERISGRFSCKDCGEGYNKKYKTPKVEGKCDKCGGHSFYQRSDDNAETVTARLKSYHAQTAPLIPYYKDKGVLQTVDGMMSIDAVMEDINSILRAAA; this is encoded by the coding sequence ATGAAATTAATACTATTAGGACCACCCGGAGCAGGGAAGGGGACTCAGGCAGCTAAAATAGAAAGCGATTACGGTTCTATCCAGTTATCTACCGGCGATATGCTAAGGGCGGCAGTTTCATCCGGCTCGGAACTCGGGCAAAAAGTAAAAAAAATAATGGATGACGGCGGATTGGTTCCTGATGAAATAATGGTAAAGATGATAGAGGAAAGAATTTCTCAAGATGATTGTAAAGACGGTTTTATCTTAGACGGTTTTCCTCGTACTAAGGCTCAAGCTAAATCACTTGATGAAATGCTTGCCCGATTAGGGAAAAAGCTTGATGCGGTTATAGAAATTAAAGTAGATGACGAGGCTTTGGTGGAGAGGATATCCGGAAGGTTCTCATGTAAGGATTGTGGTGAAGGCTACAATAAAAAATATAAAACTCCTAAAGTAGAGGGGAAGTGTGATAAATGTGGCGGACATAGCTTTTATCAAAGAAGTGATGATAACGCAGAGACCGTAACAGCTCGTTTAAAGTCTTATCATGCCCAGACTGCACCGTTAATCCCGTACTATAAGGATAAAGGGGTTTTGCAGACTGTTGACGGTATGATGTCAATAGATGCCGTTATGGAGGATATAAATAGTATCCTGCGTGCGGCAGCTTAG